Proteins from a single region of Candidatus Binataceae bacterium:
- a CDS encoding methyltransferase domain-containing protein: protein MPTDDPAKNRDYYEHEYSQGITTEMPSDEFLTALLRENFAGSEKDWTYYNRVLRSLGLIVGARVFDFGCSWGYGSYQMSAAGYSVVAFDVAPTRRRFARDKLGVAVVEDPLAAVSDLGLAGTFDCFFTAHVLEHLPKPCAVFDLAAKLLRPGGLFVSFTPNGCEPAKALHPEWNKWWGEVHPNMIDDRFLDRAFEQSPRVVGSSPVGEVQLPPTATMWYLNDLSGSELFFAARA, encoded by the coding sequence GTGCCGACTGACGATCCTGCGAAGAATCGCGACTACTACGAACACGAGTATTCCCAAGGTATTACCACCGAGATGCCCTCCGACGAGTTCCTGACGGCGCTTCTCAGGGAAAATTTCGCCGGATCCGAAAAGGACTGGACGTACTACAACCGCGTTCTCAGGTCACTTGGTCTGATCGTCGGAGCGCGTGTTTTTGACTTTGGATGCTCGTGGGGGTACGGAAGCTATCAGATGTCAGCAGCCGGATATTCCGTGGTGGCCTTCGATGTGGCCCCTACGCGCAGGCGCTTCGCCCGGGATAAACTTGGAGTTGCGGTGGTTGAAGATCCCCTAGCCGCCGTGTCCGACCTCGGTCTGGCCGGCACCTTCGACTGTTTCTTCACCGCGCACGTACTAGAGCATCTTCCAAAACCGTGCGCGGTGTTTGACCTCGCAGCCAAGCTTCTACGCCCCGGCGGTCTTTTTGTGTCGTTCACCCCGAATGGCTGTGAGCCGGCCAAGGCACTCCATCCCGAGTGGAACAAGTGGTGGGGCGAGGTTCATCCGAACATGATCGACGATCGCTTCCTGGATCGAGCGTTTGAGCAGTCACCAAGGGTGGTTGGCTCATCTCCTGTTGGTGAGGTACAGCTGCCGCCGACAGCCACGATGTGGTACCTTAACGATCTGAGCGGCAGCGAGCTATTCTTTGCGGCGCGGGCCTGA
- a CDS encoding glycosyltransferase family 4 protein, translated as MLCYDSAAIEVFEAASHVGAIKILDQAICHDIELLRQENERHAAEFREELPSSELIDLCREEIGQADMILVGSDFVKDSLLRTGVAAHKVAVLPYGANLDLFHPPARREPCEPLTAVYAGQLTLRKGVTYLLEAFQGIQQSVCRLLLIGGRAEDARLLDRYGVVFEHVPFVPRTELARLLREADFFVYPSLLDGSALVTYEALASGLPVITTPNSGSVVRDRIEGFIVPPRDVDALRDRIERLIRDRDLRREMSLNARKRAEEYSWSKYHERLAALVRASLKLGGSPEAAFGRADANVAAR; from the coding sequence GTGCTCTGCTACGACTCCGCAGCGATCGAGGTCTTCGAGGCCGCCTCCCACGTGGGCGCCATAAAAATCCTCGACCAGGCAATCTGTCACGACATCGAACTTTTGCGGCAAGAGAACGAGCGCCACGCCGCTGAGTTTCGCGAGGAGCTGCCGTCCAGCGAGTTGATAGATTTGTGCCGGGAGGAGATCGGGCAGGCGGATATGATCCTCGTGGGCTCGGACTTTGTAAAAGACTCGCTCCTGAGGACCGGGGTGGCGGCGCACAAGGTCGCGGTGCTTCCCTACGGTGCCAACTTGGACCTGTTTCATCCGCCAGCGCGGCGCGAGCCGTGTGAACCGTTGACAGCGGTCTACGCCGGCCAGCTCACCTTGCGCAAGGGCGTCACGTACCTGCTTGAGGCCTTCCAGGGGATTCAACAATCCGTGTGCAGATTGTTGTTGATAGGCGGGAGGGCCGAGGACGCGCGATTGCTTGATAGATACGGTGTTGTCTTTGAGCATGTGCCCTTCGTTCCGCGGACTGAACTCGCGCGGCTGCTCCGCGAGGCTGATTTTTTCGTTTACCCCTCGCTTCTGGACGGCTCCGCGCTTGTAACCTACGAGGCCCTTGCCTCGGGACTGCCGGTAATTACCACGCCCAACAGCGGCTCCGTTGTGCGCGACAGGATCGAGGGTTTCATTGTTCCGCCCCGTGACGTTGATGCCCTCCGCGACCGCATCGAGCGGTTGATCCGCGATCGCGATCTCCGGCGGGAGATGAGCCTGAACGCGAGGAAGCGGGCCGAGGAGTACTCGTGGAGCAAATATCATGAGCGACTTGCAGCGCTGGTGCGCGCAAGTCTCAAGCTAGGCGGAAGTCCCGAGGCCGCGTTCGGACGGGCTGACGCAAACGTGGCGGCGCGGTGA
- a CDS encoding glycosyltransferase family 4 protein: MPDSFSIDTAIACVDRTRKSATGRRWKLAVLNSHPIQYFAPLYRRLAREPEVDLTVLYCDRGGAFDPSFGKKVVWDVPLLEGYRYRFLANFRRGGPGGVLSLINPGIVTTIFRGRYDALWIHSYAHITHAMAIGAAAATGTPLFCRTEASLRYDRHVRRSAFIRVVKPVLLRMLMRRLTAALAIGTDNREFFLHYGVPPSRIFPVPYTVDNEYFLTHTARWRGQRHQVRESLGIPRQDVVFLFAAKMIPLKRPRQLVEAFAKSGPPHAATLLMVGDGPELRGVQQAASALNVESKVRFVGFANQSEMPKYYAISDVMVRPDGIYKGDWGLTVNEAMAAGLAVVASDQIGATTDLVKHGVNGVVVPFGHDDALAGALRDLARDPVTVREMGLASEKIISTWSYEECVAGVLAALRALPAAHGSRSPATAP, from the coding sequence GTGCCCGATAGCTTCAGCATAGACACAGCGATCGCGTGCGTAGACCGAACCCGGAAGAGCGCTACCGGGCGCCGCTGGAAGCTCGCCGTTCTCAACTCGCACCCGATACAGTACTTCGCGCCTCTGTACCGGCGCCTCGCGCGGGAGCCGGAGGTTGATCTCACGGTCTTGTACTGCGACCGTGGCGGAGCGTTCGATCCCAGTTTCGGCAAAAAGGTCGTTTGGGATGTTCCACTACTGGAGGGCTATAGGTATCGTTTTCTCGCAAACTTCCGGCGGGGTGGGCCCGGCGGCGTCTTGTCGTTGATAAACCCCGGTATAGTAACCACGATATTTCGTGGTCGTTACGACGCACTGTGGATTCACAGCTATGCGCACATTACCCACGCGATGGCGATCGGCGCTGCTGCTGCGACGGGAACGCCGTTATTCTGCCGGACCGAAGCCTCGCTGCGATACGACCGCCACGTCAGGCGATCGGCGTTTATTCGAGTAGTAAAGCCCGTTCTGCTAAGAATGCTGATGCGTCGTCTTACCGCTGCGCTGGCAATAGGCACGGACAACCGAGAGTTCTTCCTGCACTACGGCGTACCGCCGAGTCGCATATTCCCAGTACCGTACACGGTCGATAATGAATACTTTCTGACCCATACAGCGAGATGGCGCGGTCAACGACATCAGGTCAGGGAGTCACTCGGCATCCCGCGACAGGATGTGGTTTTCCTCTTTGCCGCGAAGATGATACCGCTCAAGCGGCCCCGTCAGTTGGTAGAGGCGTTTGCTAAGTCAGGACCTCCGCACGCTGCCACCCTTTTGATGGTTGGAGACGGACCAGAACTACGCGGCGTACAGCAGGCGGCGTCGGCACTTAACGTAGAATCAAAGGTTCGGTTTGTCGGGTTTGCGAATCAGAGCGAGATGCCGAAATATTACGCCATCAGCGACGTTATGGTACGGCCTGACGGAATCTATAAAGGGGACTGGGGGCTTACCGTTAACGAGGCAATGGCCGCGGGCCTCGCGGTAGTTGCAAGCGACCAAATTGGAGCGACGACCGATTTGGTTAAGCACGGGGTGAACGGTGTGGTGGTGCCTTTCGGCCACGACGACGCATTAGCCGGGGCTCTGAGAGATCTCGCGAGGGACCCGGTTACCGTTCGGGAAATGGGACTGGCGTCAGAAAAAATAATCTCGACCTGGAGCTATGAGGAGTGCGTCGCGGGTGTGTTGGCCGCGTTGCGCGCGCTGCCGGCCGCCCACGGCAGCCGAAGTCCAGCCACCGCGCCCTGA
- a CDS encoding Gfo/Idh/MocA family oxidoreductase, with translation MVGCGYWGPNHIRTFSRLPGVQVAAAVDRDPVRLRSMLELVPSLWLSQEPIEVLNSRDIDAVVLATPTATHYELARRSLLAGKHVLCEKPLCLRADEARELNAIARERELVLMVGYTFLFNAGIAKLRTLIANGELGDLFHLSAVRTNLGPIRNDVNAVYDLATHDVSIFNWLLDAVPTRVLAAGGAFIRKDIEDVATVCLEYPKGIFGTIHVSWLNPRKVRQISVVGARRMATWDDLELSTPIAIYDRGAAVTPDVREYGEFLRVDTWDGDVRLPKLNLEEPLKLQARFFVEGALKGRVERANGDFSVGVMATVEAAVASLRAGRRIDIDAGLTR, from the coding sequence GTGGTCGGGTGCGGATACTGGGGTCCCAACCATATTCGTACATTTTCGCGTCTGCCCGGGGTTCAGGTCGCCGCCGCGGTCGATCGTGACCCGGTAAGGCTGCGGAGTATGCTCGAGCTTGTACCCTCCCTGTGGTTGTCGCAGGAACCCATTGAGGTTCTGAACTCGCGCGACATCGACGCGGTCGTTCTGGCGACGCCCACAGCCACGCACTACGAATTGGCTCGCAGGTCTTTGCTGGCCGGTAAACACGTGCTGTGCGAGAAGCCGCTCTGCCTCCGGGCCGACGAGGCGCGCGAGCTCAATGCGATAGCGCGTGAGCGCGAGCTTGTGTTGATGGTAGGGTACACATTTTTGTTTAACGCAGGGATCGCGAAGCTACGTACGCTAATCGCGAACGGAGAGCTGGGCGACCTCTTTCACCTCTCCGCAGTACGCACGAACCTGGGCCCAATCCGGAACGATGTTAACGCCGTGTATGATCTAGCAACCCACGATGTCTCGATCTTCAATTGGCTGCTGGACGCCGTGCCCACGCGGGTTCTCGCCGCGGGCGGAGCGTTCATTCGCAAGGACATCGAGGACGTCGCTACGGTATGCCTGGAATATCCCAAGGGGATCTTCGGCACGATCCACGTTAGCTGGCTCAACCCTCGAAAGGTAAGGCAGATCTCAGTCGTAGGAGCCCGGAGGATGGCCACCTGGGACGACCTTGAACTAAGCACGCCTATTGCGATCTACGATCGCGGCGCGGCCGTCACTCCGGATGTCCGTGAGTATGGAGAATTTCTTCGGGTTGACACGTGGGACGGTGACGTCAGGCTTCCCAAGCTCAACCTTGAAGAGCCGCTGAAACTGCAAGCGCGGTTTTTTGTCGAGGGCGCTCTGAAGGGTCGAGTCGAACGCGCCAATGGAGATTTCAGCGTCGGGGTGATGGCGACCGTTGAGGCCGCCGTTGCGTCCTTACGCGCCGGAAGGCGGATTGACATTGATGCCGGACTGACACGATAG